The DNA segment CAGTGCTCGCACTCAGGTATCCATGATGTATTCCAGATTTTAGTAAGAGAAGGGTGAATTATAGTCAAATTGTTTTCTCAACCTAATGTTAACGGTTCATCTACCACTACTTTCTTTTATTAGTATTCCTCACATCATATTCCCGGCTTTTCATGCCTTTGTGGCAATCCTGAATGATTCTTGTATTCAATTAGGTGCGCACAATGAAGAATTCAGTGGAAGCCGGAAAGGCCTCAAATGTGACGAACCATGCAAGTGTGAATGGGATGCGCAGGGAATTGATGAGGCTTCCTAATTCACATCAAGCTGATACATCCAACCAGTATACTGCCAACCATAATGATGATTTCATTGAATCAGAATCTGACAGACAGATGCTTCTTATGAAGTACTTAACTCCCCcttttttcatttcattctctCTATCTTGCATGTAGCCTTGATTAAGCATGTCATTTGTCCTACTTTGGCATCCCTAATGATAATGCATCTCCCCATGCAAAAACCATTCTTCGTGctattttattttggattttgaattaGATTTATTTGGTACGGATAGAAAACAGGATGAGGAGTTGGATGAGCTTAGTTTAAGTGTACAAAGAATTGGAGGTGTTGGACTTACGATACATGAAGAACTCCTTGCACAGGTATATTTGTGAGAGTTTTTGTTCTCTGATTCTTGCTATATCGGTTCAATACTAGGAGCCTAGGTAACACTTGTTTAGTTGTGTTAATGAAACTTGTTCTCATACTTCACTCTGTTTGTACGAAATGTTTCTTATTCTAAAATTGTAGAAATGATGGTGTTTTTTCAGGAAAAGATTATAGATGAACTGGGTAATGAGATGGACAGTACATCCAATCGTCTAGATTTCGTACAAGTGAGTTTCTGCTTCTTGTTTTCTTAATAATGTTATAGTGTTTGTGATTTATACTTTTATAATTGCCGTCACTAACTAATTGAATATCTATTAAGTGAGCAAAGGATTCACTGTAAGAAAGAGATGATAAACTCTtgcatattataatttatatacaaCAGCAACACCCAAGTCTTGTCCCTCGAAACCTTCATTGTTATAATTTGTATTAATgttcaaaattcatatataaagTTATGTGATCTTTAAATAACTTTCAATATTTACCATTTATATTGGTATAACAGTCAATACTTACCTCTCATGTAAAGTTAAGGCTCTCATTAGACATGCCTCTGTATATAAATGGGAAAAACCTTTGAATATTGATGTGAGAGTTGAAATGTAATATTGGATTATGATTTCAGAAAAAAGTGGCAATGGTGATGAAGAAAGCTAGTGCAAAGGGTCAGATCATGATGATATTGGGTTTGCTGGCACTGTTTATTTTCCTATTCATCTTGGTGTTCTTCACCTAAACTCAGTTGAGATTGGCCCTTGTTTGTACATGAAGAGAGAGATATCTCAGTTTTTGCGAGAAGATACAAGATTGTTGGGACATGCTTTAGTGTCTATTAATCAAATGGAAGCCATTTTGGTATTTCAAGGCAGTAGAATTTTATGATTGTGATGATAAAGGGACAATGTAAGGATTTAGATTCTCTGAACATTTGGATTACAAATATGATTGGATTTAGGGTTATTCGGATTAAATTGTTCTCTTAGATGTTATGTAATGTGATGTCAACTTATTTTTAACATCCTTTTAGAATGATAGCATGGAGTTTTAAacctattattattgttattattattagtgcCTTGTCCAGCACTTCATGTCCATCAAGCTGCATTTTTAGATTTagatgtatatatttttaacaattttcTAATTTCTAGTATAGCCATTTTGGCTTCTAAGTTATATTCTGAATTCATGGCTACTTAGCTAACTCAAACATtcatgtttttatattttataatatgaaGTAAAGAGCTAAAGAGCATAGATAATTCATAATTGTATTACGTGTTTGCATCAGTTCTAGTAGTTTTGAATACatgtctatttttattatataagagaggatataaatttattattgaatgagcttataatatattattttttttattgtgtcacGTCAGTTTTTTTTGCATAGATAAcagttttataattttataaaataaaaataatagatttttatataatatttatacaaAAGTGATTAAATTCAATACTTATAATTaccaattgaattaaaaaataattgttaaatacaattaatattatattaaaattataataatttcacaattattttttcctaactttttttttaattatttctaaataCACTAAagaaaaactttaaaattacaCTATAAAATACAATGTACTAAAAATTGAGTAAATAGCCAAAATTGTCCTGAAAGATACATCGATCTCCATTTTGGTTCTCGAAAGATAAAGTTAATCAAAATCGTCTCCGAAAGATATACGATTGGTCACGTTAGTCCTTCCGTCAGTTGGATGATGACGTGGATGGCtaatgccacgtgtcacaagaTGATTGGTTGACATGTCAGATCAGTGACACCTGGCATGCCACGTGTCAGGTCAGTGACACGTGACATTCCACGTGGcacttgacatgtaaaaaagttattcataatcaaaatagtccttgaaagtTCAGACGCAAGTCATTTTcatctctaaaattttaaaaattaatcaaattagtccttatataattttttttatttttttataatattaaatttaaaatattttttgatactactaattttaataaaaatgtagttgacaataaaaaaattagtaattgtatcttttcttcttaaaaattttttcaataaaaatctctctcctttaattcttgtcaaaatctctcttattcttttctattctaaaacatttttcttacattattaCATTTTGCTGGaatatatatactcaaaattaaaatgtagGTATTtgttaacctaaacaaagttatatgctcaaaatcaaaatttatgtatgttaacctaaataaaagtaataccataatgaaaaaaaaaataataccctaaacaaagttaataaaaatttatacattttttttcattacggTATTACTTTCATTTAGGTTAACATACATAAACttgattttgagcatataactttgtttaggttaacaAATACCTACATTTcaattttgaatatatatatatatatatattccagcAAAATGtaataatgtaagaaaaatgttttagaatagaaaagaataagagagattttgacaagaattaaaggagagagatatttttattgaaaaaatttttaagaagaaaagatataattacttattttttgattgtcaattacatttctaataaaattagtagtatcaaaaaatattttaaatttaatattatcaagaaaaaataaaaaatatatataaagactaatttgattaatgtttaaaattttaggaatgaaaatgacttacgtctgAACTTTTAAcgactattttgattataaataacttttttacatggcaagtgccacgtggcatgccacgtgtcactgatTTGACACGTCAACCAATCATCTTGTGACACATAGCATTAGCCCTCCACGTCATCATATGCCACGTGGCACTTAACGTGACACGTCATCATTCAACTGACGGAATGACTAACGTGACCAATCGTATATCTTTTGGAAACGATTTTGATTAACTTTTATCTTTCGAAGACCAAATTGGAgatcagaatattttttaggaATGATTTTGGCTATTTActcactaaaaaatattaacaaacaaATATAGTTTGTGCGAATGATTTGTTTAAGACATtagccaaaaagaaaaaattaaccACAATTTTTTCTCAACACTCACATTGTAGCTGGATCTCTAAACATCTAAAGAATAACTTATTGTAGTTGGCAACATGCACTCTATTAGTCGGGTGCAGGTTGAGTCTCAATTCTACCCGATTAACTCGCACTCACACCttttatatgttatatatttatataaaaatatgtgtTAAGTGAATGTTGACTTAAAGACTTCTCATTAAATGCAAAAAATCTTTAGCcgctaaaaaatattattaattgataatttaatatatattttttacataaaaaataattctattttaaattataatcgAATAAAAAATCTCAACTTTTGAGTAAAATTAAGATTAAATCCAAATTCTAACCTATTGATTGTTATCCTTAATTAGAAGTGTATACAGTCCGAGCCTAAAGCATTTAGATCCACCCCATGAAATGGCACAAAGCTGACCCgagaaaaacccaaaaaataacTCAATTGAGTTTGGGTCAGAGTTCGAGTTGCACGCCCGGCCTGGTGAGAGTTCCTAATTATGCAGTGTCAATTTCAAAACATCTATTCTatttatctctcttctctctatatGTAATAACTAGCAAGAAGCATGCGCTGGTGGGTGATTGAGTttatgaaattaataataaaaatataaaaaaatatataaaaagtggataatgatatgtttgttatatatatttattgagtTTAGAAATATAATCACAATAATGTAACTAACAATTCTAAATTATGTATTAATTAAACATGCTTAATTCAACGATTGCATGAATTGAgtaatcaaaatttataattaagagtTTAGGTAGTATAGGCACTATATTGTATTCATTTTTTGAATGTGCAAACTTTCTATCTCTCAAATCAAGGATCCATTATACAGATTCTCTTCGTTCTCTGACGCTTTCATTTTCTATTGAAGACCTTAATCTCATATTGTGAGTTAAAGTTAATAATTTCTATTCATGTCATAGATAAAAGAATCAATTGATGCATTAATAATATCTTGTCTAGATCCATTTGTTATCAAAGGAAGAATTTGAACATATGATAATATAACGTaatacttattttaataatttggtTTTgtatttgtgaaatttttgaagaTATAATTTTGAACAGACTTAGGCTtagtttagtaaaatttttcgAAGAGATGCTTCTGCTTTTCAAAAGCATAAGCACCTCGTTTTGCGTTTGATAAATCAAAAGTTCATGTACTTATACTTGCGACTTTTAAAAGTTAGGGATACTTTTGATGAGTTATTATTTAAAGTGAATTACAAGTTCTATCCAAAACATTTgtattctaaatttctaatttcaagaAGTGATTCTCAAAACTCCAACTATAATTCATGACGTATAATTGACGACAGGATAACATTatatcacttttataaacgttagtGATACAAATAAGACAATTTAAATGTTAGAAACACAAATAAAACTTTACTCTAAATGttagagacaaaaataatattttactcgAATAATAAGTATTCGATGGTGTTTGGTTGTTTGCATCATCATATGTGAAATTCACAACTAAAAAAAACAATAGCCTTCACATTTAACGTGATTTATCAGCATCTCAACAAGAGTTATATGGCTTGTTGCTTACCTGAAACTAATTGAAGatgaatttataaaaagaatCTAGTACTTTTAGTTTGTACATATATGGGTACATTCATCAtagttacaaaaaattaaagtcaCGGCTTTATGCTAGTGCCTAGTTGTCCTCAACcgtctattatttttataggtttAAAACAGCAAATACATTATATTCCAAATCATAAATCCAAAACAGTATATTAAATAGTATTTGAAGGAAAATTGTTGTCCAGTACAAAAcagtcaaaataataataaaaaacagaaacccacttgaatgtaaaactattttgaagaTCTAAATTGTTACTTAATCTCATTGCTACATTATAAAAGTCCCTTGTAGTCAGCTTATGAACAATTTATTCATAATAACAAATCTCTTTGCACAAAgtatttattcataatttagattaattaaaagcaaattaggTAAATATTCAATCACTTAagctaataataaaaaagaaaatcattcaaaatttaaaaaaataatttttagtcaaaataaaaagaaaagtaagaatCTGACAAATTCTATAcgataaaaaattgtaaaagcATGGAATTTAGATATAAAATTGTACATGAGTAACCTTCTTTAAATACATTATCCTCTttactctatattttttttgtgtaatCCTCCTTGCTCTAAAATTGCTAAAAAATTCCATTACAAACTCACTTAACTGCaagttaaataatttgaaatcaGAAACATAATATTATTGGAGTCAAAACTTTTAAAGTCATTACATGATGTCAAATGATATAGCTTTCTAACGAACTATAGATAATAAACTGCATAGTTTCTCATGATTTGTTATACCTAGTcctaaacttaaaataaaatgacaaaTCCGGAAGCAGCAAGTAATTCAAAAAAAGCAAAACATCATGATTTTTCCATTTCTCCTACTACTTAAAAGTGATAGACTTATTTCTACTACAATTGCATCGTCAAATTCAAAACCACGGACTACTCATTAGCACCAAAAGTTGAGAACAAATTATCATAACAGTCACCACCACAAATAGCTTGCAGATTTTCTTCTCAATCAAAACTCTACTAATGAAATTAATCgtgtaaatattatttaatacaattattaatcatgtaaaataataagaattttcaCATTAGTAACAGAGAAAAAAAGAGGTCTTATTTCTTGTAAGAAAGAATATTATAAGATACACTTTTATTAGTTCccataaaaattggagaacTTTTAGATTGTCAAAATAATAACCACCATAATAAAATAGCAACATTGTAGTGGAGCAACTGTAGTCATGCCAAATTCAAAATCACGGACTATTCATTAGCACCAAAAGTTGAGAATAAATTATCATAACAGTCACCACCACAAATAGCTTGCAGATTTTTTTCTCAATCGAAACCCTACTAATGAAATTAATCGTGTAAATATTGTTTAATACAACTATTAATcatgtaaaataataagaatttttacATTAGTAACAGAGAAAAAAAGAGGTCTTATTTCTtgtaaaaaagaatattataaaatacACTTTTATTAGTTCccataaaaattggagaacTTTTAGATTGTCAAAATAATAACCACCATAATAAAATAGCAACATTGTAGTGGAGCAACTGCAGTCATAATATCTTAAGAGTTTAAGCTTTGCTAAGATCAAACATAAAACTCAAGAAGTTTCAAATTCTATGGTTTAACATGCTTATTTAAGTTAACCAAAATgcaaaaaatgttaaataacTTTTTGGTTCACTTAAAATTCATTTATAACTCATGtaatttatcatatttatttagatttagatacaaaaataattcaagaaGATCGGTTTTAATCCCACAATTTCTTTGTTTATATTAAATGTTAAAGATggtgacaaaaataatataagtgCCAGACATCAAATTTTTAGATAccattcaatatttaaaaattaaagacaaaaacaaattaagtatctaaaaaatattcacATATTTGATTCACACTTCTTATAGGAAATACATTAATAACCAAAATACTTCAAATTAAACCCCAAACTCAatgactttatttttattttacatcgTTTGAAAAATTCATTGGGTGTAAGATGATACCaatgaaattaaattcatttcatattatcaatataTAATTCAACAGATCAAGTTAGTAGTACTTATTCACCACCTTCTCCtatgccatctccttttctcaCCCTTAAATAAGCCACCTCATTCAATAATATTCTTCAAAAATGCCTAAGCTTGTTTAacattctaataataaaaaaactaccGTTTATTATGGACAATTTTACTTACTACTTTCTCAATGTCAATTGAATAGTCTTAGAAAAGACCAGCGGAAAAATAACACACAAAAAACCACCTCCTATGAGAGACAACACTCATGTTTTGTATTAGTAGATCAAAGTCAATTTCTTAAAGAGGAGATATCATTGTCTCTTCCTTAAGAAATTATGCTTTCTTTATGTTAGGGAGATACAAAAGGATTTTGATCTTCTCATGTTTTAAGTTGTGTTTCAATCTCCACCGTTAAaagataaacattcaattttAATCAATGGCATAGATTGAAATATAAAAAGACAATAACATGAGAAGATCCAAATACAgccaaaagaacaaaaaaagagaaaggaaagtGTTTTGAGTGTAGCAATTGTGGTGCGCAAACATGATAGTGGTGGAATCATTGAAAACTTTTGAAATGATTATCTGATCATCTTTGACATTTGCTTGATTTCCAGCCTTTTGATTATTACTCCACCCACTAGTTACCGTGTCTGAGAAAATAGGTAAGCTGAGGATTCATGCAGAACTTAGCCTGCATTTGTTTTTAAGAATAGGACAGGACAAGATACTGAGAACAGGACAGGACAAGACACTAATGGACAGAgacaaaaaattttgtgttcttgtattctgtttggtgataaactagaacaaattatgaaaattcaatttattttcatttttttcattcaaaaatttgagatgaaaaatataacaataaaaaatataattatgaaaaattaataagaataatgaaagaaaaaataaaaattaagttgtgtctcttgttagtgtcagaatggacacaaaatacactaattcagtgtctctgGACATATTATCTTTGTCCATGTCTTCTCTGCCAAACACGATTTTGTGTCTCAATATCCATGTCTCAGTGTCCTGTCTctgtaaacaaacgcagccttaaGCACGTCATGATCAAATACCTTCaggttctttctttcttataatTTTGATTTGCTTATTAGGAAAGCGGAATCTACTTTTGTTGCAAGCAAAGTTCTTTGCAAATTCTGAATTGTTCTGTTATCTGTCAGAGTTTCTTGCTACCCGTGTTTCTTTTAAATTCATTTCCTGTGTTTTTTTCTTAAAGTATGCAGGAAAAATTGGAAGAGCTTGAGAAAGCAAATGTCAGTCATATGCATAGAGTAAGcatttttttttgggtaaagAAGAAATGAGAAATTGTTGATATATGACACAAGAAGAATGTTGAAATTGATTACGAGATCTACTAATTATTGTCTCAATTAGAAGTTTACGTGGTTCTTATTCTTATTAGTTATTATGATATTGATATTGCTTAAATTTCAGTTTGCTGCAAAACGTGGAAAGTAGGCTTGATCCACTTATTCTTATTAGTTATTATGATATTGGTATGGGATGATGGTTTGAATTTTCTCAGGATCCACACGAATGTACATGTTTGATTCTATGAAACATGTACAAGGGTTTAAACATGTTTGCGTTCCAATCAAGTGTTACACTCTAATTAGAGCTTAATTGAGGAAGATTATTGGTTTTTGAGGAAGTTGGCTATACTTTTAAGGTATATCTTCTCAATTAATGTTGTTGTGGCTTTTTGGACGCCCcacctttctttctttctttggatTAACCAGCAAGTGGACATTGACTGTGCGACTTGAACTATTTGTAGTTGCCAAGTCGAATAGAGATAGATCCAACCAGTATGCTGCCAACCATAACGATGATTTCATTGAATCAGAATCTGACAGATAGATGCTTCTTATGAAGGTACTTAACTACCCTGACTTTCATTTCATTCTCTCTATCTTGCGTGTAGCCTTGATTAAGCATGTGATTTGTCCTACTTTGGCATCCCTCATGAGAATGCATCTCCCCATGCGAAAACCATTCGTAGTATTCTTGCTATTctattttggattttgaattaGATTTATTTGGTACTGATAGGAAGCAGGATGAGGAGTTGGATGAGCTTAGTTTAAGTGTATTTGTGAtggctttttcttctctgaTTCAATACTAGGAGCCTAAGTGGCAAGCCCAGGTAATACTTGTTTGGTTGTGTTAATGAAACTT comes from the Arachis duranensis cultivar V14167 chromosome 7, aradu.V14167.gnm2.J7QH, whole genome shotgun sequence genome and includes:
- the LOC107496501 gene encoding syntaxin-61 isoform X1; translation: MPSAQDPFYVVKEEIQDSIDKLQSSYHQWESTSDGGDRTNLSKEVLTACESIEWQVYLLHMQNHAHTTLKVDELDKAISVASRDPSWYGIDEVEIENRRRWTSSARTQVRTMKNSVEAGKASNVTNHASVNGMRRELMRLPNSHQADTSNQYTANHNDDFIESESDRQMLLMKKQDEELDELSLSVQRIGGVGLTIHEELLAQEKIIDELGNEMDSTSNRLDFVQKKVAMVMKKASAKGQIMMILGLLALFIFLFILVFFT
- the LOC107496501 gene encoding syntaxin-61 isoform X2 encodes the protein MPSAQDPFYVVKEEIQDSIDKLQSSYHQWESTSDGGDRTNLSKEVLTACESIEWQVDELDKAISVASRDPSWYGIDEVEIENRRRWTSSARTQVRTMKNSVEAGKASNVTNHASVNGMRRELMRLPNSHQADTSNQYTANHNDDFIESESDRQMLLMKKQDEELDELSLSVQRIGGVGLTIHEELLAQEKIIDELGNEMDSTSNRLDFVQKKVAMVMKKASAKGQIMMILGLLALFIFLFILVFFT
- the LOC107496501 gene encoding syntaxin-61 isoform X3; the encoded protein is MKNSVEAGKASNVTNHASVNGMRRELMRLPNSHQADTSNQYTANHNDDFIESESDRQMLLMKKQDEELDELSLSVQRIGGVGLTIHEELLAQEKIIDELGNEMDSTSNRLDFVQKKVAMVMKKASAKGQIMMILGLLALFIFLFILVFFT